The Paenibacillus pabuli DNA segment CAACGAGCAGCTGGAGCAGTTGGAGCGCTTTGCCCAGGACGTAGCACCTGTATTGCAACGAGAATTGCCGAGTGTGGTATGGAACGATCCCCCGGTTTTAGACCAGCAATCTGCTTCCTCTGCCTCTGACACTTCTACTTCATGGCCCTCAGCCATCTCTCCCCTGTTTCAGGTATGACACAGCCTCGCCAGTTACGCCTTCATACAGGGTGATTCGTGAGAATCGCCCTGTTCCTCTTTGTTCGACACGTTCAGTGAATTCTTTCCATTTAATTAGACTTGATCCCTGCAAACAGCGAATCCAATAGTCGCTGTACAAAGTCATGATCCATTGGTTCCCCCGTCACTAACATGCGATAGAACACCGGCCCATAGATGAGGTCGATACACAAACCGATATCCAGGTCACTCTTTAATTCGCCCCGAGTTACACCCTTTTCAATAATCCCCCAAGCTTCACGCCGGCGAGGCTGAATGTATCTGGTCCGGTATTCAACCGCAAGACCCGGATCTGACTGTCCTTCTCCAATAATCTCTGTAATGGCCTTGCCGTCCAGGCTAGTCAGAAATTGCATCATATTGCTCGCATGAATACGCACATCCTCAAATACGGATCCTGTATCCGGGACGGGCAATCTTGCTGTCATAGCCGACATGTATCCATCCATAATGACAGCCCCCTTATTGGGCCACCATTTGTATATTGTTGCTTTGCTCACTTGCGCTCGCTCAGCTATCTTTTCAACCGTAATCGCTGCAAAGCCATGTTCAAGCAATAACTCATAGGCAGCTGCCAGAATGGCATTTTGGGTTTCCATGTTGCGGGGACGTCCTCGTTTGGCTGTCATTTGAACCCCTCCTTGTTTCTAATCATTACATCACTGTCCCTTTCTCTTAAAAACGATACGTTCATTATACTAAATAGCCTACAACATAAACAATTTTGTCCATCTGCAATGCTTATGATTTCAAAAAAGATATCGATGCCTATTTACAATACTAAACGTTTAGTTTATTATATGTTTGTAATTAGTGAACGAACTGTTTAGAAATTAATGATTCAAGCTGTATTAATCATACTGAATACTATGTGGAGGATGATAATCATGAACACGAAACACGATGTGAAGGCAAAACAGATTCCAAAATGGCTGGTTTTCCTTTTGGCTGCGGCGTGCGGACTTATTGTCGCTAATCTGTACTATGCACAGACTGTAATCGGGCCGATTAGCGCTACGACAGGATTGTCATCTGCTGCGGCAGGATTAATCGTAACGTTAACCCAAATTGGTTATGTCATCGGATTGCTGTTTATCGTACCGCTTAGTGACATTATGGAGAATCGGCGGCTCGTAACTTCCTTTCTGGTATTACTAGTCATTGCCTTGACCGCAGCGGCTTTCTCCACTCATGCTTTACTATTTCTTACGGCCTCATTGGTGATCGGTGTAGGTTCCGTCGTTGCGCAGATTCTCGTGCCCTACGCGACTTACCTCACTTCAGAAGAGCAACGCGGGCAGGTGGTAGGCAATGTCATGAGCGGGCTTCTTCTTGGCATCATGCTGGCTCGTCCAGTGGCAAGCTTCATTACGGATGCTTTCGGCTGGCAGGCAGTCTTCATTTTCTCCGCTATTGTCATTGCACTGCTCGCGCTGCTGCTATCACGTGCTCTTCCTGTACGTCAGCCTCAGCCTGCAATGA contains these protein-coding regions:
- a CDS encoding TetR/AcrR family transcriptional regulator: MTAKRGRPRNMETQNAILAAAYELLLEHGFAAITVEKIAERAQVSKATIYKWWPNKGAVIMDGYMSAMTARLPVPDTGSVFEDVRIHASNMMQFLTSLDGKAITEIIGEGQSDPGLAVEYRTRYIQPRRREAWGIIEKGVTRGELKSDLDIGLCIDLIYGPVFYRMLVTGEPMDHDFVQRLLDSLFAGIKSN